Sequence from the Meleagris gallopavo isolate NT-WF06-2002-E0010 breed Aviagen turkey brand Nicholas breeding stock chromosome 22, Turkey_5.1, whole genome shotgun sequence genome:
TACACAGGGAGAACACAAAGTTACTAGTGATCTCACATGCAATCCTGGGATGAGCAGAGACCTTGCCAGCCAACtcctgctctgagcactgctcGCAACATCCCAGCCTGCTATTCTCTACTGTTTACAAGCAGGGAGATGCATCCAAAGATAACTGAAATATGGTccagaaacattttgaaataccAACTTTTATCTTCAAACTAATTAAGTAAAAACTATCCTAGATCACATAGGTGTTCGGCAGGTGTGCCAATGCTAATATTTCTTCTACCTACCAACTGTCCTCTCAACAGGGAACAAGACAGGAGAGAAAAACTGTGGATGAAAGAGGAGTGTCCCCAGAAAAATGGACATATGAGCAACTTTTTGTCAAGACAATTAATAGGGCACGAAATTTCTTTAGCAAGGAAATTACCTCTGTTATCAAAGGTTACattctgttgtggttttgtgatttttgttgtcggtattccacatcagaacatcacGTAAAACAATGGGAGTTAAAGAGCTCACGCTGTTTCCGCGGACTGCCTTTTTGGGCATTTTGGGTCCTCGGATGGGAGGGAAGGAGCAGCATTCCGGAGGACCTGGCGGGCAGAGGAAGGAAGGCGGAGCTGCTTGCGGGACGGCGGCCGCTCGCTGTCGGTTTGCCGCGAAGGAAAAAGGACGTGCTTGCCCTGCGGTGTGCTGGAGTGCGACTGTCGGATACTGTGTCGTATTTTGGACACTCTTGTCCGTCTCATTTGGTTTGATTTTGTTAGATTTAGTAAATTACCATTCCTCCTCAGATCGCTGCcgttgttttttttgttagacCCATCTGCTAGgctcccttcccccctcccccgcTCCCGGCCCGCAACGCGCCTGGCCTCATTAGTCACAGGGCCGGGCGCACTGTTAATAGGTAGGGTaggttttttcccctcacttttGTCTCCTGCTTTTGTGCCCCTTGCCACAAACTCAGATCTATAGATAAATCCGTGACAAATTCAAGAAGACATGATATGCAAAATCGTGCTGCCAAACCTGATGCCTATCAAGGAACGTTTTGTTGAGACAAAAGAGTGGAACTGAGAAGTGTCATCTCGGTGTTCATTGATGAGTTACAGCTCATACTGACTTCTCTAAACACTCGTCATGCGGAAGCATATCTGACAGCACAGAACATCAAACCCACTGACGGGGCATTCCTTGAGCAGAGTTTGGTaaactgaagaaacaggaaaatccagagaaagaaatttgGAGAGTAAAGTTGCTCTCTTCAAGTTTTACTCCTTGGCAACAGATGAAAGTTCTTATGTTACAAGATACGGCTCTGCCTGCCATTTTCCTTAGAAGTATTGACAACGAATATCTCATCACTGCTATGGTGCCACTGGGACACAACTAAATCTCTCCATTTgtataaagcaataaaaatgacaCGAGAACAGTTTTCCTAAACCTGTGTCAACGTATCTGGCACACTGCTGATGGTGCCCAGCGATGGCTGGTGAAAGGGGGACTTGTAAAATGAATAGAAGACAACACCAATGCTGCCAGCAACTCTCATCTGATGGTTATCATCAAACATCAAGGAAATGTATGTGCAAAAGAGCCTTAAACATGGATAACATTGTGCAAATCGTCATCAATGCTGTGAATTTCATTAAGTCAGAGGGACTTACTCATGGCCAGTTCCAGGAGTCCCTTAAAAGTATGGATGCTAATTGTGGGGACATCATTTGCTCTTCTGAAGGAAGATGGCTGGGGGGTGGGAAATGCTTCGAAGATTTTATGATCTGTAAGATGAAATCACGGCATGTATGGAATCAAAAGGAAAGCTGGTGCTAGAAGTTGGAGCATTTTTTGGTGGAGTTGATACTCATTTAAATGAACCGCATAGGCATCTTCAAGGTGAAAAGCAGCTTATCTGTGCTATGTTTCAAATTACAGCAGCGTTTGGAATGAAAGTTAAATTACCGCAAGCTCAAGCTACAGCAATAACATAATGCATTTTGAGAAGCTGGCTGAACACGGTCCTGTGAATGGCAAAAACTAGGCgccttgctttctgttctgataAAGGAATGAGAGGATAAGTTTCAGACCTCCGACAGAAAAAACAACGATTTTTTGgtatttgctgctgtttccaggtGACATAAACGCGCTGCCTGCGGATGTCCAAACGAACGTGTGGCAATCGCGACCCGACGCGCAAGTGAGGCGCTCCCCTCGTCTCTGCCCCGGCGGAGCCCCGCGCAGCGCTGCGGGAGGGAGAGCCGACCGGGGTGCGGCGGTCGGTGCGGGGCAGCGATGAgacctcctgccctcctgcccGAGAAATGCGCACCCacacctactttttttttcgTAAGATACGCNNNNNNNNNNNNNNNNNNNNNNNNNNNNNNNNNNNNNNNNNNNNNNNNNNNNNNNNNNNNNNNNNNNNNNNNNNNNNNNNNNNNNNNNNNNNNNNNNNNNGGGCGGTGCTGGCGCTGCAGGGAGCGCGTTGCGCAGATGCGGGTTGGGCCGCGTTCCGCGGCGCCCGCGCGGCCCGGAGCTGCGGAGCCCCGCGCCGGGAGGGCCGGGCGTGTGCGTGAGTGAGAGTGTGCGGGGGGAGGGGGCGGTAATTGGGCAGGTTGGGAATGTATGCACTTAATGAGCGCCGTCGCCATGGCAACCCTCGCGTTCTTCGGCGCCGCGCCGTCCGTTCCCGGTCCGGCCGTGCGATTTCGGGGAGCGGCCCGACGGCAGCGCCCGGGCACGGCGCGCGGAAAGCCGGCCGGGGAGAGGTCTGGGCGCGGCCCGGTTGTCGGCGGCAGCTCTGCTGCGCTCGGGCCCTCCGTGAGCTGCAGCGATAGCGGTGAATCCGCCTCTCCTTCCGTTCCCCCGGCCTGTAGCAGAAGCGAGCAGGCACGAAGTACTCAGTCCTCACAACGTGAACTGCGGGGCAAACCAGGCTCCCATAGCCCTGCTTCGTACTGGGGCAGTGAGGGGGCTCAAATTTCACTCCTCTTTCTTAGAAATTTAAGCTTGAAATTGGGTTACGTTGGGCAGGGAGAGCAACCAAAACCCATCATGGCTGGTAAAGTACCTACCTCATATAATATAGATAGTAGACCTACAGGATGACATAACTGGCCCCTTAAGCCCCATCGAAGCAGGCCAGCAAAGGCAGCACAGGAGCAAGCTGTTCCTATGGAGTCCCTGCCACTTCACCGTGCCAGGATTTGTGCACTCTGAGACTTTTAACATGTTAAAAGAGATGCAGAAACCTGATCAAGCAATCAGAAAACAACTGCCAGCTGCTTCCTCTGCGGGTGCTGCCTTCTTTCCCGTTTTTAAATAAGCACTCAGTACTAAAGCAGGGAAGAGTCATCCCATAATGTATTTACACTGCAGTAGGAGATTCAAACAGATTCAAGTGAAGAGCAGTTGAGATCCAAGATCTGCCACTGGAAAAGCAGCCAGAACTCATCCTCCCTGTGCTGAAGGCACACACCATAGGTCCTCTGTTCTTGGCAATAtttgccaattaaaaaaaaagttacaaattCAAGAATGCTGAATGCCTGGGGAACAGCTGGTtttggcaaaacaaaaaacaaaaaacctcaaaaccaacaacaacaaaaaaaaaaccatgagggtcctcagctctgcagtgagCCTTCTGGCTACTGTACTACACCGGTGTTCTACGCATCTGTTCCATTTTCCTGTGCCTCAACTGCCATTTCTGCAACCTCTGTTGTAACAGCCTCTATTTATTTCAAGTTACTTCTTTGtaatatttgtatttacttttaaatttgtatttacttttaaatgGCTCTTTTAACATATTTCTCCTCTCAGTTCCTCACAGCACTTGCTCCACGCTGAGCAGCATGGCCCTACTGGACAGCTCAGAACAGGAGCTGCCATCCCAAGCACTGTCCACATGTGAACCACTACTGCTCCACAGGTTAACTGCAATGTCACTGTGCCACTATGATCCCAAGTGGCTATTTGCTGCATTATTTTCATCTCACATTGATGCTGAGCAGCAATGATGGTGGCTGATGCTAAGCAGAAGTACTGTGTAAGGAAAAGGCTTTCCGTTTTACCTGTTTCTAGAAGCAATGTTTTTCCTGCTAGCTAATCAATCAGGTGCAACTGCACATCATTATACCAAGCAGATGAGGCATGAGCTATTACACATCTACTGAACAGTAATATTTACTATTTAAACACAATATAATCCTATTCCAGATGCACAGACCAGGGGAGTATTTGTCAAATTTCACCCACAGCACCATCCATCTCATCTTCCAATCACTTTCAACTTTCAGCTTCCTGTAAAATGATGCAGCCCTGGAGTCAGAATTACCCCGAATCCTGTCCAGAGCTAGGAACCACTGCGAAATGCATTCTAAAACATGTTTTAGCTGTACACATCAACTTAGTGCCACTACTTTTACAGCAGTATGTATCACACCAACTGCTGTGATGTGCCCTTACACCTATATTTAGCTAACCAGCTCAGGTCATTATTGAAAGATATCTCCAAAAGGGTTTGAGCCATTTCAGAGCAGTTGACTGCAGATTTTTATAGGTTAAGCTAAAACCCCACAAAATCATGTAAAACGAAGCAAATAAACTTCCCCTCCAACATTCACATCTAGCAAAAATAAGTGTGAAGAAGCTTTGAGAGTTTAGCTACTCGATTCCTTCCAGCTAACCACAAAGCTAAACATGGGAAAATAGGTCAATCACAATGCTCAGATACTCTTATGATCCGAAGAACAAGCCACTacacaaaacagtttttatttagtttttcttctcacCTTTTAAAGCAGTGCATTCCTATAAATATTACATCAGcattgaaaagcaaacaagaaatacagcaaagaTCTGCTAACTCTGTTGCAGGAAAATTTTAAGTATGTATCTTGCAAAGTTTTCCACGTTCTCTCAAGGGCATAAGGGAACATTAGCTCAactggttttgttgctttttttttttttgaagactCCTCAGTTTACAGTTCTGTAAACTTGGGCTATCTGAACACATCCCCAGATTCGCTCTTTGACTGAAGAGTACATTAATCACTGCTCTCATTACAGTGCTAACATAAATTAGATTTAAGAAttggaaataatttaattcaTACCAGGTATGAAGTAACAAGCTCAGCAAGCTTGTTCTCTTGTTCTTAGTTCATTTCCTGCTCTTATTTAAGAAGTGATTTCTGAACATCTGCCATGAAATAAGCCTGCATATTAATCACTACCTCAATTTCAGGCTTCAGTCATCTACCCAGCTCAGGAATAATCATATTTTGCAACTTTCTTCCTCATCAGACCTGGTGTattgttttattctcttttccaTTAAAACATAGAGCTAGAACACAAGAGGAAGGGCCTTTCtgaactggggaaaaaaggaatcCTCTTCTGATATACTGGCAGGCAAGGCAGATTAAGTTAAGGCAAATACAAACTACAAGTCAGCATGAAGCCCTGAGCAATAGTGTATTACCAGATATCCCCACTGAGATATATAATAGCCACTGGCACCTTGTCTCTGTGTGGAACAAGTTGCAAACACTGCCACAGCTCCTACTTGAGCAGTGAATTATTTGCCGTTGTGCAGATCCAGGAATCTCAACTAGTCTTGACCTGATGTAGAATTAAGGCCACTCCTGACTACTGACTGTACTGCAGCTTCTTCTCTGCAAGAAGGTCTCAATTCACTTCCAAAGCTGAAGAGCATTCCAACTCACCCACATGAAGCACAAGCTCTCCTACTGTTTATCAACAGTTCCAGACACATTACAGACATGAAGGGTTTTCACCATCTCACTTTAAGGCAGGCACTTAACATCACGTAagaggtggatggttggactggatgatctttggGGTCTTTTTCCAACCCTGTTGATTCTGTTATTTGCGCCAAAACAACATTTAAGGAGAGAggacttaaaaaacaaacaaaagaaggaaagccCAGGTACAGACTCCAAACGTATTCACTGCGATTCTCAAAGCTTTTATGGAACAGCACTGATTTCCCCTTCAAAATTTGCTTTAagacaaaacaatttaaattagTCCTACACATCGATGACTACGCGTGttcatcattctttttttccaagaacaAGTTTATGTTGCATTGTATCAAATGCAGAAGGAAGTTGCATGCCTAATAAACACGCACATCCCTGAAAAGATGGTTCCCACATCAGGTTAAAAATCTGAGCTGAATAACACCAGATGCTTTTGCCTTTAATTGTTCTTGTTACATGTTACAGCTGCCAAAGACTGCATGCATGCAAGGCTTCCATGCTCTTCAAGTTTAAGACATTATTCATCCAAACTACACTTTCATAAAGTCTAAAAGATCAAGTGTACTTGATCACATACAACAGACTGAGTTTTTTCTTAACTCAGAAATATGATTTTGAGGAACATGTATTTTACAGAGCCCCAAGAGTATAATCCAGGGGTAGCTCTCCAGAAAATCTGACCTACATCCTGAAAGAAGactaaaaatatatacacatccccccagaaaacaaggaaatgttattttttataattttaaggGATTAAAATCTTTCCAGCCATGTATCTTAGATCCATCCAACTTATGTTGAAGTTTCCAGTAAGTACCCACAGTTGAAGAAGGAGGGAAAGTATTACGAGCAGCTCTTCCATGCTTGGGATAGACACAACATGGACAACAGTAATAAGTCATTTTGCCACTACAAAGCacaaaattaaatcatttcagTTCAGGTTTCACTAGGATATGTGCTTAATGGTCAGCCAACTTTACTCATCTTTCAATCCCTAGAACAGCTACTAGTACACAGCAGGCAAAAAAGAAAGTTCAGGCCTTCTAGCTGTGATGAGGAATCTTCAGGTAAAGCAACTCCTGACAAGTTAGCATCACATCAGTCTCATTGGAGTATGCACCAGATACTCTTATGCATGATCCAATTATCTGAACTGATTTCTTAAGTCCTGCTAAGTCAGAGATGTTCTACATTGTCACATCTGAAGAAAAGACAATGAGCAACTAAAGaatttcttaatgaaaaacTGTAGTTGGCTGACCAGCTCATCTCAGGCACAAAAccaagttttattttgaaagctcCCAACTTtcctgctgaaagaaaaagtaattaatcAAGTGTAAAGAAAGTGATTTCCCCAGGATGAGGCAGAGAAAGAATTCCATTGCAAGCCAATAAACACAAGAGTTTGAGTCACCAATTTAATTTTATACAAGTCAAACTACACATTGTATAAAGAGTACAAGGCAGTTCTAATGTTGcatgttacaaaaaaaaaatcaatttagcTATAAAGGGGAATTTTTAGGATGAGTTCTATTCCACAATTTAAGTGAATTGGCAACTGTGGTTTAGCAAAGCATTCATTAAGACTAGAACTCTAGCTTGAAGAGATTACACTTCCAGTAAAGTTCAGGTTCAAACAATACGATCTTAGTTCTGAAGCAGAATGTTAACATAAATGAGTCTAAAGGGAGCGAAGTTTTATTTTGCTAGTTTTCATATCCAATATATATTTCAAGGCTGACAAATCATACAACATACTAGTGGACTTCAGCTACATCCAAGAGACACATTAGTGTCTGAGAACTGCCACTTGATAgtcaagcaaaaaaaacatcaaaaagctttcattcttttaagTTTCAAAAGTATGATTTGTAGCAATACAGCATGACACAGGTTAGAGTACCTTTGTTACCTTTAATACAGTCACAGTATTGGGGAGGAATGTTCTTTTGGCAAGTTAAGATGCAAAACAAATGCTCCAACTTGAGTTTATTGCTGGTCTAGCCTTCCTAGTTTAGTTTCTTGCTTTGCAGCCTGCTTCCACAAATTAAGATAAACCAGACAATTCTGATCTGGCCAGCAAGACAATCTTGCTTTTGGTAGCAAGCTGTAAACCTGCTAAGTCAATGATACTCATAGTTCTAAAaccaaggaggaaaaaggaaaaagcccaGATTTAAGCCTGTTATATTCAACTTTTAATATAAAAACTACTCTGTACTTTAGAGTAGTTAAGTTACTCCAGCAGAAacactataaaaaaaataatcaaagttCTACCTGAATGTCANNNNNNNNNNNNNNNNNNNNNNNNNNNNNNNNNNNNNNNNNNNNNNNNNNNNNNNNNNNNNNNNNNNNNNNNNNNNNNNNNNNNNNNNNNNNNNNNNNNNTTTCTGCTTTGTACCACACCATCTGATCTCGTATTTTCAAATTTAGGATACAAATTAAAGCTTTACGCCTCATTACTTAGTTCATAGGCCATTCACTCctgcaagaaaaaaaccaacttcTGAATAGCTAACATAACACTAATGGCCTGACAAGTAGGAAAAATGTTCCTTAATAGTGTGCAAGGTAAGAGGAGAGTTCTAGTCTTAATCTCTTGAACTAGATCTTGATCGTGAGCGAGACTTTGAACGAGATCTGGAACGGGACCTCGATGCAGCTCTTTTGGGTGGTGACTCTGAACGAGCCTTGGCAGATGGCTGCTGCTGCGGAGAATTGGAACGAGACCTACTCCTTGACCTGGATTTTGACTTAGTATCTCCTTTACCATTTTCTTTGGGAGATCGAGACCTGGACCTGGACCGAGACTTCTCCGACTTCTCCTTAGATCTGCTGTGAGAGCGTGACCCCCTGTCAGACTTGGGTTTTGATTTGCTCTTTGATCTGGACTTCCGGCTTTTAGATCTGGAGCGTGAGCGGTCTTTGCTTCGTGACCTGGATTTAGATCTTCCGAAAAGAAAGACAGCTTATTCTGCATGAACTGAAATATACTTATAGCTGTTTTAAATTGTTAAAAATTAATAAGCAGCAATTCTTGTATTAACAGAAAGCAACGGATCACTTACCTGGAACGACTTTTAGAGACACTACGGGACCTGCTGCGGCTGCTCCTACTTCTACGACTTCTGCTTCTAGATCGTCTTCTAGATCGTGACCTAGATGCAAACACAAGCAGGTCCTTACTGTTTGTTTGGTGTGCCCTGCCCCGCTATTAGCCACAGAGAAATTGTTAAAGAACTTCTCAGCAAAGCAACCACATCAAGATATACCACTAATCCACCTCAACTCAATATACTGTCAATTAATCTTATCATGTAAAAACTCTCATACTCCACTGCTGCGTTATATAAAACAACTTAACGTTCTCAGTAATCACCCCATTCCTAAAGCACCAACTGAAGGTAACCCCGGTAGGTCAGgctgcagacacacacacaaatgtatATTCTTAGTTTAATTTCACTTGTCTTGATGCAGAGACTGACATATCCCACACATTACCTTGACCTGCTGCAAGAGTAAGATCGTCTATGGCTTGACCGTGGCTTGTCTTCAACCAGCCTGATCTTCCTTCCATTTATCTCTGTGCCATCCAGTTTGTCCAGGGCACGTTTCATGTCCGAATATGATCGGAACTCAATTACTCCTTCATTTGTACGTTCTTTGTGAGCATCTGCATAGGTCACCTCACCAGCCTGCCTCATAAAATCCTTTTA
This genomic interval carries:
- the SRSF6 gene encoding serine/arginine-rich splicing factor 6; the encoded protein is MRADTPPYAPLFHRPARAASRSGGGGGYSSRRQSGRDKYGPPVRTEHRLIVENLSSRCSWQDLKDFMRQAGEVTYADAHKERTNEGVIEFRSYSDMKRALDKLDGTEINGRKIRLVEDKPRSSHRRSYSCSRSRSRSRRRSRSRSRRSRSSRSRSRSVSKSRSRSKSRSRSKDRSRSRSKSRKSRSKSKSKPKSDRGSRSHSRSKEKSEKSRSRSRSRSPKENGKGDTKSKSRSRSRSRSNSPQQQPSAKARSESPPKRAASRSRSRSRSKSRSRSRSSSRD